In Acidobacteriota bacterium, the genomic stretch AGCGATTATCGCGACGGCGCGCAAGTTCCTGGGGGTGATCTACCGGACGCTGAAGAACAAATGGGTGTTCGCAGACTTCCCCCATTTCGTCCTCGCCGAGGGCTAACAACCACCTCGGAGTAGACAACTCATCATAGGAGACGTGATCTGATGCGGGGATTCTTTCACCAGGCATTTTGGCTGGCGTTATCTGCGACAGCGACCGTGATTGGAGTGGCGATGGCCTCGCCTGTACAAGCGGCCACCATCGTCTATGTCAGCAATTGTGAAAGTAATGATATTTACGTGTGGCAGCTTAACCGGCAGACGGGCGAGTTGACGTTGCTTGAGAAAGTCGCGCTGCCCGGCATTCTCAAAGCGGGCGGTTCAACGCCGATGACGGTCAGCCCGGATCGCCGCTTCCTGTTTGTCGCCACGCGCGGCGAACCGCAAAGCGTCTTCACCTTCGCCATTGACCCGAAAAGCGGCAAGCTCACACTGATCGGCAGCGGGCCGTTGGTTGACAGCATGCCTTATATCTCGACCGACCACATGGGACGCTTTCTGTTTGCAGCGTCGTATCCCGGCCACAAGTTCACCGTCAGCCCCATTGGCGCGAACGGCGTAATCGGGCCGACGCAGCAGATTTTGGAAAACCAGACGAACGCGCATTCGATTCTGGTGGATGCAAAAAATCGTTATGTGCTGGCGGCGACGCTGGGCAACGATCTGGTCAATGTGTTCAA encodes the following:
- a CDS encoding IS110 family transposase codes for the protein AIIATARKFLGVIYRTLKNKWVFADFPHFVLAEG